In a genomic window of Salegentibacter salegens:
- a CDS encoding FecCD family ABC transporter permease, protein MLQSQKYVLPLLLLFFGVIFLGFLNISLGSVNIPFKDVFASIFNLEVSKETWRYIIVEYRLPKAITAIITGSGLAISGLLMQTLFRNPLAGPYVLGLSSGASLGVAIVIMGASVFGGTFAGILLSKWSLVIASSLGSLLVLIAVMLASLRLRDTMAILIIGLMFASLTAAVVSVLSYFSPAAQLQQYVFWSFGSLGDLSWNEVGILAMFWFVGIILAISCIKNLNTLLLGEQYAKSLGVSIQRNRLIIIIATSLLAGSITAFAGPIAFVGLAVPHLIRQVIPVNNHSILVPAVILGGAALMLICDIAAQMPGQEYTLPINAITSLIGAPVVIWLLVRKRKFLF, encoded by the coding sequence TTGTTGCAGTCCCAAAAATATGTACTTCCACTTCTACTCCTTTTTTTTGGGGTAATTTTTCTAGGTTTTTTAAATATTAGCTTGGGTTCGGTAAACATTCCTTTTAAAGATGTTTTTGCCTCAATTTTTAATTTAGAAGTTTCTAAAGAAACCTGGCGTTATATTATTGTGGAATATCGTTTGCCAAAAGCAATCACTGCAATAATAACCGGCTCCGGACTTGCCATTAGCGGACTCTTAATGCAAACCCTATTTCGTAATCCCCTCGCTGGGCCGTATGTTTTAGGTTTAAGTAGTGGTGCGAGTTTGGGTGTGGCGATTGTAATTATGGGGGCTTCTGTTTTTGGAGGTACATTTGCCGGAATTTTACTATCAAAATGGAGCCTGGTTATCGCTTCCAGCCTGGGGAGTTTACTGGTTCTTATCGCTGTTATGCTTGCGTCCCTTCGCCTCCGGGATACGATGGCAATACTCATTATTGGGTTAATGTTTGCCAGTTTAACCGCAGCTGTAGTAAGCGTACTTTCCTATTTTAGTCCGGCGGCACAGCTTCAACAATATGTGTTCTGGTCTTTTGGAAGTTTGGGCGATCTTTCCTGGAACGAAGTTGGTATTCTGGCTATGTTTTGGTTTGTAGGAATAATTTTAGCAATTTCCTGTATAAAAAACCTCAACACCTTGTTGCTTGGCGAACAATATGCTAAAAGCTTGGGTGTAAGTATTCAAAGAAACCGACTTATAATCATTATAGCTACCAGCTTATTAGCAGGAAGTATAACCGCCTTCGCCGGGCCAATTGCTTTTGTTGGCCTGGCTGTTCCGCATTTAATAAGACAGGTAATCCCCGTAAATAATCACAGTATTTTGGTGCCCGCCGTAATTTTAGGCGGCGCTGCTTTAATGCTTATCTGTGATATCGCTGCACAAATGCCGGGCCAGGAATATACTTTACCCATAAATGCCATAACTTCGTTAATTGGCGCACCGGTGGTAATTTGGCTATTAGTGCGTAAACGTAAATTTTTATTCTGA
- a CDS encoding ABC transporter ATP-binding protein produces MDQTEKHSILKTINLDIGYRNKTEKILITEAINIEVNEGELVAVIGVNGVGKSTFLRTLSGVQAALNGKVLVKNEQIQQIDSLELASLVSLVLTEQPISKNLSVFELVALGRQPYTNWIGRLSKNDLRQIKKSLQNVGIEDLQNKKCYELSDGQLQKVLIARAIAQNTPLVILDEPTTHLDLYHKAYVLKLLKKLTRKTNKAIIFASHEINLAIQLCDKIILMQNNKVTTGSPKELLESGAFSTVFPEGLIVFDKASASFKINP; encoded by the coding sequence TTGGATCAAACTGAAAAACATAGCATTCTTAAAACCATTAATCTTGATATTGGTTACCGTAATAAAACAGAAAAAATTCTTATTACTGAAGCGATTAATATTGAAGTAAATGAAGGGGAACTGGTTGCTGTTATTGGCGTTAACGGAGTAGGAAAATCTACGTTTTTAAGAACCCTAAGCGGAGTTCAGGCTGCGCTGAATGGAAAAGTGTTGGTTAAGAATGAACAAATTCAGCAGATAGATTCTTTAGAACTGGCTTCATTAGTGAGTCTTGTGCTAACCGAACAACCTATTTCCAAAAATTTAAGTGTTTTTGAACTGGTAGCACTGGGAAGACAACCATACACCAACTGGATTGGTAGATTAAGTAAAAATGATTTACGGCAAATTAAAAAATCTTTGCAAAATGTTGGAATTGAAGATTTGCAAAACAAAAAGTGCTACGAATTAAGCGACGGCCAGCTTCAAAAAGTATTGATTGCTCGCGCAATTGCGCAGAATACGCCCCTGGTTATTTTAGATGAACCCACCACACACCTGGATTTGTATCACAAGGCTTATGTTCTAAAATTGCTTAAAAAACTCACTAGAAAAACCAATAAAGCCATAATTTTTGCGTCCCATGAGATCAACCTGGCAATTCAGCTTTGTGATAAGATTATTTTGATGCAAAATAATAAAGTTACCACCGGTTCTCCTAAAGAATTATTGGAATCAGGGGCTTTTTCTACTGTGTTTCCTGAAGGATTAATCGTTTTTGATAAAGCTTCAGCTTCATTTAAAATTAATCCTTAA
- a CDS encoding TonB-dependent receptor plug domain-containing protein encodes MKKTHFYTLFLGLLISLPVFGQNDTVNVLDEVFLTDTKLKDFSTGQQVTVLNDSVLKKNGALLTSALNFNTNIYFKENGLGMVSSPSFRGTTASQTAVLWNGININSQFNGQTDFNTLNAAGFDNISVRGGGGSVVYGTGAIGGTVHLNTNLDFTGKTKQDIFFQYGSFNTLDARYKIKTSGKKWSLSVAAARNSSDNDYDWPIEGRKNQNGEFYNNNLNLGFAYRLNKKNTIKFYSEIFDGERHFSVIRPSETKTKYQNFDTRNLLEWIGEFGDFISVARLALLDENYRYYANITSDNYSSGEAQTFIGKYDLNYSVSKNLELNAVLTNTYTDGRGSGITANTRNIFSSAFLMKHRPFQKFQYELGIRKEITDNYESPLLFSAGTHYKFTDFYSLKMNISRNFRIPTYNDLYWAGAGNLDLGAETSNQIELGNHFKHKNFKFSLTGYYIKIDDMIRWLPSENGVWRPKNEEKVETYGIEVLTGWEKEIFKDHQISASGTYAYTVSENMNTGYQLIYVPFHKATGALTYAFKDFSVDYQLLYNGEVFTRSDNNSRYNMDAYLVSNLGFSFDFGRKNTYKIGARVLNIFSEEYQSIEDRWMPGRNFNIYLNLNF; translated from the coding sequence ATGAAAAAAACGCACTTTTATACTCTATTTCTTGGCCTGCTAATTAGCTTGCCTGTTTTTGGTCAAAACGATACTGTTAACGTATTGGACGAGGTATTTTTGACCGATACCAAGCTGAAAGATTTTTCTACCGGCCAGCAGGTTACTGTTTTAAACGATTCAGTTTTAAAGAAAAACGGGGCGCTGCTTACTTCAGCATTAAATTTTAATACCAATATTTATTTCAAAGAAAATGGCCTTGGAATGGTTTCTTCTCCATCTTTTCGTGGTACCACTGCTTCGCAAACCGCCGTTTTGTGGAACGGAATTAATATAAACTCACAGTTTAACGGCCAAACCGATTTTAACACATTGAACGCTGCCGGTTTCGATAATATTAGCGTTCGTGGTGGTGGCGGAAGTGTAGTTTACGGTACCGGAGCCATTGGTGGCACGGTGCATTTAAATACCAACCTTGATTTTACCGGAAAAACAAAGCAGGATATTTTTTTTCAATATGGAAGTTTTAATACCCTGGATGCCCGCTATAAAATAAAAACTTCAGGAAAAAAATGGAGTTTGAGCGTGGCGGCGGCCAGGAATTCTTCAGATAATGATTATGATTGGCCAATTGAGGGAAGAAAGAACCAAAATGGTGAATTTTATAACAACAATCTAAACCTGGGTTTTGCTTATCGTTTAAATAAAAAAAACACCATAAAATTTTATAGTGAGATTTTTGATGGAGAACGTCATTTCTCAGTGATTCGTCCTTCAGAAACCAAAACAAAATACCAGAATTTTGATACCCGAAACTTACTGGAATGGATAGGGGAGTTTGGTGATTTTATTTCGGTTGCGCGGTTGGCACTTCTGGATGAAAACTACCGGTATTACGCCAATATTACTTCTGATAATTATTCATCTGGGGAAGCTCAAACCTTTATTGGTAAATATGATTTAAATTATTCGGTATCAAAAAACCTGGAATTAAATGCTGTATTGACAAATACTTATACCGATGGCAGGGGATCTGGAATTACAGCGAATACCCGAAATATCTTTTCTTCGGCATTTTTAATGAAACACCGCCCGTTCCAGAAATTTCAATATGAATTGGGAATAAGAAAAGAGATAACCGATAACTATGAGAGTCCGTTATTATTTTCTGCAGGAACGCATTATAAATTTACCGATTTCTATAGCTTAAAAATGAATATTTCCAGGAATTTTAGAATTCCTACCTATAATGATCTTTACTGGGCAGGAGCCGGAAACCTTGATTTGGGGGCTGAAACTTCCAACCAGATTGAATTGGGAAACCATTTTAAACATAAAAACTTCAAGTTTAGCCTTACCGGGTATTATATTAAAATTGATGATATGATACGTTGGTTGCCTTCAGAAAATGGTGTTTGGCGCCCAAAAAACGAAGAAAAAGTAGAAACCTACGGAATTGAAGTGCTTACCGGCTGGGAAAAAGAGATTTTTAAAGATCATCAAATTAGCGCCTCTGGTACTTATGCGTATACGGTTTCAGAAAATATGAATACCGGTTACCAGCTTATCTATGTACCGTTTCATAAAGCCACAGGTGCACTTACTTATGCTTTTAAAGATTTTAGTGTCGATTATCAGCTTTTATATAATGGTGAAGTTTTTACCAGATCTGATAATAATTCCCGCTATAATATGGATGCTTATTTGGTTTCAAACCTGGGTTTTTCCTTCGATTTTGGCAGGAAAAATACCTATAAAATTGGTGCAAGAGTGCTTAATATTTTTAGTGAAGAATACCAAAGTATAGAAGACCGGTGGATGCCCGGTAGAAATTTTAATATATATCTAAACCTTAATTTTTAA
- a CDS encoding ABC transporter substrate-binding protein: MKIKTVKALNLLLLFLVFSACKNEQKDQNTVSAQSQELVELRHATNFNISDFGDYYILKVETPWPDAEKAFKYLLTRENAEIPSNLEYDQKVQIPIEKMVVTSTTHIPALETLNEEKSLIGFPGLDYISSVKTRKLINSGEIKELGKNENINTEVLIDLDPEVVIGFAIDGNNKTFETIQKIGIPVMYNGDWTEKTPLGKAEWIKFFGVFYDKLEEAEKIFNEIETDYNEAKELAKSAEKSPKVLSGAMYKDQWYLPYGNSWHAQFIKDANANYVYAQTQGNGSMALSFESVLAKAQDAEFWISAGQYTSYTQLLEESQHYQQFEAVENKKVYSVSLTKGETGGVLYFELGPQRPDLVLKDLVSIFHPNLIPEYENRFFKALEE, translated from the coding sequence ATGAAAATAAAGACTGTAAAAGCACTTAATCTTCTACTCCTTTTTTTAGTATTTTCCGCCTGTAAAAACGAGCAGAAAGATCAAAATACAGTTTCAGCACAATCTCAAGAATTGGTTGAATTAAGACACGCTACTAATTTCAACATCAGTGACTTTGGCGACTATTATATTTTAAAAGTAGAAACCCCCTGGCCTGATGCCGAAAAAGCTTTTAAATATCTGCTAACAAGAGAAAACGCTGAAATTCCTTCTAATTTGGAATATGATCAAAAAGTGCAAATTCCGATAGAAAAAATGGTGGTGACTTCTACCACGCATATTCCGGCTTTAGAAACTTTAAATGAAGAAAAAAGCTTGATTGGTTTTCCCGGACTCGATTATATTTCTTCGGTAAAAACCAGGAAATTGATAAATTCCGGAGAAATTAAAGAATTAGGGAAAAATGAAAATATAAACACCGAAGTGCTTATTGATCTTGATCCTGAGGTAGTGATTGGTTTTGCCATAGACGGAAATAATAAAACATTTGAAACTATTCAAAAAATAGGAATTCCAGTGATGTACAACGGAGATTGGACCGAGAAAACCCCGTTGGGAAAGGCCGAATGGATTAAATTCTTTGGCGTGTTTTACGATAAACTAGAGGAAGCTGAAAAGATTTTCAATGAAATAGAAACCGATTATAATGAAGCAAAAGAATTAGCAAAATCGGCAGAAAAATCGCCAAAAGTTTTAAGCGGAGCAATGTATAAAGATCAGTGGTACTTGCCTTATGGAAATTCGTGGCATGCACAGTTTATAAAAGACGCCAATGCAAATTACGTATATGCCCAAACCCAGGGAAACGGCAGTATGGCACTATCTTTTGAAAGCGTACTTGCAAAGGCTCAGGATGCTGAATTTTGGATAAGCGCGGGACAGTATACTTCTTACACGCAGCTTTTGGAAGAATCGCAACATTACCAGCAATTTGAGGCTGTAGAAAACAAAAAGGTCTACAGTGTAAGCTTAACAAAAGGGGAAACCGGCGGAGTGCTTTATTTTGAATTAGGCCCGCAGCGTCCAGATTTAGTACTTAAGGATCTTGTTTCTATTTTTCATCCCAACTTAATTCCTGAATATGAAAACAGGTTTTTTAAGGCATTGGAAGAATAA